tctaggccgttgctagggtgttttaggtggttgctagggtgttgctagggggttgctatggagttctaggcggttgctaggtctttactgagtccaatgacgcgacccatagttctctatgacaaacggttcaaaagttatgaaatatcaaacatcggccaatcaggaaggggggcgaggctgatctccaccaatggacaaaggactctctaccatgtccaatgaagcattgcacaatttgtgggcaatttttccccatagagatgaatggccgaatgttcaaatctagagagagaccagagtactgctgctagaacacagggcattgtgacatcacaagggtgagaagacagagcattgtgacatcacaaaggtgaacattccgccattcattctctatgggaaaaattccccaaaaaatgttaaatttctcaaaaaccgtccacccaaactttccacaaagtaatagcacaccattcccgatcaagccgctcgatttgacatattgcacgtgtatgtggtgcgaaaactctgggaggagtagcggtccaaaaaacaggcggaaagaataataataataactagacaattcctgcagaaattgtgaagtgtggttgccgccaacgcagtcaactttgtgctcaacggagtgaacagtttctgtagtataagcagagacagagtatgctatacatgctataacatcacggcaacgagttcatttgcaacacacatattcagagctaaattaacccttcatcaatacttgagatcagcgatttactcacggtatgctgtgacgagtgacggcgaatcataaagctagctggccacttcagagggtcttggaaaaacgttatatctgcactgcacaaccgctccattttaaaaagcaagacagggctagggagattaatgtgattgatttatggttttacgttaagttcagctcattttaccattcaaataaaaacatttaactgtgctgcaattcagagtttaatctgttaccttagatacgaactcatagacacaggatagcctactacgtgttagccgacccaaatttctggagttagaccggacctgaagctgctgcacacgtgctgttgacggcgttgttgtactttttagtaaagtctggcttgttcgaaaattcgtttattcagtagctgagagcataagctttctaaccaggtataacagcacgtctatttttgtttttttatatcgtttttttaggtcaaccgaaagctatgtcatcatgtcatagaacgtattcgctctttgttagcactagcatgcaaatacgcaatgtctggcttgtttgaaaattcgtttattcagtagctgagagcataagctttctaaccaggtataacagcacgtttatttttgtttttttaatatcgtttttttaggtcaaccgaaagctatgtcatcatgtcatagaacgtattcgctctttgttagcactagcatgcaaatacgcaaagtctggcttgtttgaaaattcgtttattcagtagctgagagcataagctttctaaccaggtataacagcacgtctgtttttggttttttaatatcgtttttttaggtcaaccgaaagtgctctcattatcgcattaaagccatgactgtttgttagcaatagcattctaagacgctgcatgtgacgaaacgtcgtcaacgaatttgcgtaatatctcgtgaaatactattattattgaggacttctgggtatgcctaagccatatgtttgttgatatacctagctgacagcgttttcatttgtaatttttcattttgaatatcgttctttcacttccgcaatcagctatttcctatcctggctgctgagaccgtagagctgaccgcatcacgtgtgcaaagccgaccaatgctgtaacttcaccgttcgcatatgaatgacgtcaccttccccattcatctctatggggaaaaattgggcataaaaattaatatttctcaaaaaccgtgcagcgaaactttccacaaagtaatagcacacgattcccaaagaagccggtcattttgacatatggcacgtgtatgtggtgtgaaaactctgggaggagtagcggtccaaaaaatgggtggaataataataataaataaataatatgtgcaataataatagtgtagttgccctaaggcaaccacactaatatgtgcaactagacaattcctgcattacattacattacattataggttcttagcagacgctcttatccagagcgacttacaacaagtgcattacaaaactcagagacaagcgctttacaacattcctgcaagagagctacaataggtataactttgcaaaaagtgtgaattgtacccctattttttttttttttttttttaaatatatataaattcccaccccccacccacctagtTGTAGATGAACCTAGTTACATGACGCGTGGTTACTCAGTTGAGGTTTAATggatgttagagggtagtggggggtgatgaggtgagatgtagcttgaagaggtgagtcttcagtctacgtttgaagacggccagggtctctgctgttctgacttgcacaggaaggtcattccaccaccgtggggctagaacagacaggaggcgtgaccgggtgctggtgcgagccggggcagggaccaagcgacatgtggcagcagaacggagaggtctagctggggtgtagggtctgatgagttgacgtagatagggaggggctgaccccctggctgctttgaaggcaagcactaatgttttaaatttgatgcgagccatcacggggagccagtggagggtggtgagcagggggtaacgtgggaatgtctggggaggttgaagaccagacgcgctgctgcgttctggatgagttgcaggggtctgatagatgatgctgggaggccagcaagcagggagttacagtagtccaggcgggacaggaccactgcctggacgaggagttgggtcgagtaagttgtgaggaaggggcggatcctccggatgttatacaggaagaacctgcatgaacgtgtcactgctgaaatgtgctcggtgagggacagtctgttgtccatcaccacgccaaggtttctagttgagggtgatggtgtgaggatggtattacctagggagatagagagatcagagagagggagttaagagccggaatataaatgagctctgtcttacctggattgagcttgagatggtggcggaccatccagctctgaatatcactcaggcaggcagtgatgcgggctgagacctgtgtgtcagagggtgggaaggagagaaacagttgtgtgtcatcagcatagcaatggtaagacataccatgagctgtgatgacagggccaagggactgggtgtagagagagaagaggagaggaccaaggaccgagccctgtgggactccggtggtgagggggtgtggcgcagatactttaccagcccaggctacctggaaggagcgatctgagaggtaagactcaatccaattgaggactgtgccacagatccccattgcagatagggaggacaggagggtggggtggtcgactgtgtcgaaggctgccgataggtccagaagtaataagacggaggagagggaggctgctcgggctgcgtggagagcttcgttgacagagaggagtgcggtctctgtcgagtggcctggtctgaatccagactgatggggatcgaggagctcattctgtgaaagaaacacagagagctgatttgatgcagcacgttcaatggtgtttgacagaaatggaaggagagataccggtctgtagttcccaatgatggaggggtctagtgtagtctttttcaggaggggggagatgagggccttcttgaaggttgACGGGAAGCAGCCGgatgtcagggaggagttaaccaGGGAGGTGATGAATGGAGAaatttcctgcagaaattgtgaagtgtggttgccgccaacgcaaagtcgactttgtgctgaacggagtgaacagtggtaggttgttgctatgatgtctgaggcagttgctagggtgttgctaggtggttctatggagttctaagtggtttcatggaattctaggcggtcgctagggtggtgctaggtggttgctatggagtttcaggtggttgctattgagctccaggaggttgctagggcattgctaggtggttgctagggtatgctaagtggttgctaggtggttgctatggagttataggcggttgctagggtgttgctaggcagttgttatggtgttccaggtggttgctagggtgttgctagatggttgctatggagttatagccggttgctagggtgttgctaggcatttgctatggagttataggcagttgctagggtgttgctagggtattctaggtggctgctaggatgttgctaggtggttgctatggtgttataggcggttgctagggtgttgctagggtgttgcttgggtgttgctaggtggttgctatggagttctaggcggttgctaggccgttgctaggtggttgctatggagttctaggtggttgcaagggtgttgctaggtgcttgctatggagttctaggcggttgctatggtgttgctaggtggtttttatggagttctaggcggttgctagggtgttgctaggtggttgctttttagttctaggtggttgctagggtgttgctagggggttgctagggtattctaagtggtttctaggatgttgctaggtggttgctatggagttctaggcggttgctatggtgttgctaggtggttgctatggagttctaggccgttgctagggtgttgctaggtggttgctatggagttctaggtggttgccagggtgttgctagggtgtagatAGAATAATAAGTATACTAGACAATTCTGCagaattgtgaagtgtggttgctgAAATGCTTTTGCTGAACAGAGTGACAGTGGTAGTGTTGCTATGAGtgagggttgctagggtgttgctaggtgttctatggagttctaggtggttgctaggaattctaagggttgctaggtggttgctaggtggttgctatgaagtttggtggatgctagggtgttgctaggcagttgttatggtgttccaggtggttgctagggtgttgaggtggttgctaggtgtgcttgtggtgctatggagtttctaggtggttgctaggtgttgctaggtggttgctatggagtatagctggttgctagggtgtgttctaggggttgctatggattctaagtggttgctaggatgttgctagggtgttgctatggtgttctaggtggttactatggtgtgtTAGGTGGTGCTAtggattctaggtggttgctagggtgttgctagggggttgctagggtattctagtggttgctatggtgttgctaggagttttatggtgttcaggtggttgctagggtgttgctaagtggttgctatggagttctaggtggttgctagggtgttgctaggtggtttctaggtgttctaggtgttgctaggtggttgctatggagttcttggtggttgctagggtgttgctatggattctaggtggttgctggtgttggctaggtggttgctatgggttgcaTGGTGTTGttgtggtgttgctaggtggttgctatggtgttccaggtggttgctagggtgttgctagtggttgctatggagtttagcggttgctagggtgttgctagggcaGTTTtctatggtgttcaggtggttgctagggtgttgctaggtggttg
The nucleotide sequence above comes from Anguilla rostrata isolate EN2019 chromosome 7, ASM1855537v3, whole genome shotgun sequence. Encoded proteins:
- the LOC135258592 gene encoding uncharacterized protein LOC135258592, whose protein sequence is MTDSSPRVWIIGSSLIARLQAHLGAFGLDPNLGLNCQITWDGRGGRRWEHLMPLLRSKRAATRDDPDVMEISPFITSLVNSSLTSGCFPSTFKKALISPLLKKTTLDPSIIGNYRPNELLDPHQSGFRPGHSTETALLSVNEALHAARAASLSSVLLLLDLSAAFDTVDHPTLLSSLSAMGICGTVLNWIESYLSDRSFQVSARITACLSDIQSWMVRHHLKLNPGNTILTPSPSTRNLGVVMDNRLSLTEHISAVTRSCRFFLYNIRRIRPFLTTYSTQLLVQAVVLSRLDYCNSLLAGLPASSIRPLQLIQNAAARLVFNLPRHSHVTPCSPPSTGSP